The proteins below are encoded in one region of Ferroplasma acidiphilum:
- a CDS encoding SCP2 sterol-binding domain-containing protein, translating into MKEVLNDLVKKLNDKIASDQTYAKKLQSITKSIDIVFDDKDSYYFKVENGHITEPQEGKIDADITVTVSSDVFNKILSKEINAMDAYMKQQIKIKSSLMDKLLLSDLLKA; encoded by the coding sequence ATGAAAGAAGTGCTGAATGATTTGGTAAAGAAATTGAACGATAAGATAGCTAGTGACCAGACGTATGCAAAGAAGCTGCAGAGCATAACAAAAAGCATTGACATAGTGTTCGATGATAAGGATTCCTATTATTTCAAAGTTGAAAACGGCCATATTACAGAGCCACAGGAAGGAAAGATAGATGCTGACATTACCGTAACAGTAAGTTCCGATGTTTTCAATAAGATCTTATCAAAAGAAATCAACGCTATGGATGCATATATGAAACAGCAAATAAAAATAAAATCATCGCTGATGGATAAGTTATTATTGAGCGACCTGCTTAAAGCATAA
- the pyrG gene encoding glutamine hydrolyzing CTP synthase: protein MMHYIVITGGVISGLGKGTITSGLSYLLKNSGFKVTNIKIDPYLNYDAGTMNPYQHGEVFVLNDGGEVDLDLGNYERFLDTNLSSGNNITTGKIYKEVIEKERRGDYLGSTVQIIPHITNEIKNRIRKAADGYDITLIEVGGTVGDIESMPFLEALRQMKSDRHDSVIFGHVTLVPESGQEQKTKPTQHSVKELRAIGIQPDILFCRSQHILNEDSIKKISLFTDVEEKGIISVYDVSNVYMVPKVLENQGILEYTREIFGFDDHTLNYTLNKFTENIENPSSEVTIGLIGKYVDMQDAYISHKEAFSHVTGNTGIKVNIKWIDSDDLVRSKEQLEDIDGILIPGGFGYRGVEGKIIAAKYARENHVPYLGICLGFQAAVIELSRDLIGLDNANSTEFEPDTVNPVIDILPEQKNIKDLGGTMRLGAKPVIINKGTLAYDLYKSEKISERHRHRFEVNPAYIKRLENAGAVFSGTDEEGIRMEILELNDRDNYIATQYHAEFQSRPLNPSKVHLYFIKKSLEYRKEKRGKIYERSAE from the coding sequence ATAATGCATTATATTGTAATAACGGGAGGAGTTATTTCCGGATTAGGCAAAGGTACAATTACATCCGGTTTATCATATCTTTTAAAGAACAGCGGGTTCAAAGTTACCAATATAAAAATTGACCCATACCTCAATTATGACGCAGGAACAATGAATCCGTACCAGCATGGCGAAGTATTTGTCCTCAATGATGGGGGAGAAGTTGACCTTGACCTTGGAAATTATGAAAGATTCCTTGATACAAATCTTTCTTCGGGGAACAACATAACTACAGGAAAAATATATAAAGAGGTTATAGAAAAGGAAAGGCGTGGCGATTATCTTGGAAGTACGGTACAGATTATACCGCATATTACAAACGAGATAAAAAACCGCATAAGGAAGGCAGCTGATGGCTATGACATAACACTTATAGAGGTTGGTGGCACAGTAGGCGATATAGAATCTATGCCATTTCTTGAGGCATTGAGGCAGATGAAATCTGACAGGCACGATTCTGTAATTTTTGGCCATGTAACACTGGTGCCGGAATCCGGGCAGGAACAGAAAACAAAACCTACACAGCACAGTGTAAAAGAACTCAGGGCAATAGGTATCCAGCCTGATATACTATTCTGCAGGTCGCAGCATATCCTTAATGAAGATTCAATAAAGAAAATCTCCCTCTTTACAGACGTGGAGGAAAAAGGAATAATCAGCGTTTACGATGTATCCAACGTATACATGGTGCCAAAGGTGCTGGAAAACCAGGGTATCCTGGAATATACAAGGGAAATATTTGGCTTTGATGACCATACGCTGAATTATACACTTAACAAATTCACTGAAAACATTGAAAACCCTTCTTCTGAGGTGACTATAGGGCTTATAGGGAAATATGTGGATATGCAGGATGCCTATATAAGCCACAAAGAAGCATTTTCACACGTTACCGGAAACACAGGGATTAAGGTAAATATAAAATGGATTGATTCCGATGACCTTGTCAGAAGCAAGGAACAGCTGGAAGACATTGATGGCATATTAATTCCAGGGGGCTTCGGTTACCGTGGCGTTGAGGGAAAAATTATTGCTGCAAAATATGCCAGGGAAAACCACGTGCCATATCTGGGCATATGCCTTGGATTCCAGGCGGCAGTAATAGAACTTTCAAGGGATCTTATAGGGCTTGATAATGCAAATAGCACTGAATTTGAGCCCGATACAGTCAATCCTGTTATTGACATATTGCCGGAACAGAAAAATATAAAGGACCTCGGGGGGACTATGAGGCTGGGGGCCAAGCCAGTTATAATAAATAAAGGGACACTGGCATATGACCTGTATAAGTCTGAAAAGATAAGTGAGAGGCACAGGCATAGATTTGAGGTAAATCCGGCTTATATAAAACGCCTTGAAAATGCTGGTGCAGTTTTCTCAGGAACTGATGAAGAAGGTATAAGGATGGAGATTCTGGAGTTAAATGACAGGGATAACTATATAGCAACACAGTACCATGCAGAATTCCAATCCAGACCGTTAAATCCCTCAAAGGTACATTTATATTTTATAAAAAAATCACTGGAATACAGAAAAGAAAAAAGAGGTAAAATTTATGAAAGAAGTGCTGAATGA
- a CDS encoding MFS transporter, translated as MVENFDKVKDIIARTNRIPVWSLPTAFLGIIGLGYFFTFYDISDIGLAMPAIDQQFNLHGSIILFIALSVGLIGYAIGSYMIGSLADVFGRYRSMILTMALTAIGSLGDALSFNVPELTIFRFITGIGLGADLNLVSIYITEFAPAAVRGKITVFTFLIGIFGQAVTPFIGYFLVPAFTTGWRWLFGIGAIIAFIAVFLRTELPESPRWLATKGHNLEKAEKVLEMMEATAKKKIGELPEPHPENIVVEEPKFPTLYLFKKPYSSRMALLISVWFLWYIGNYAFLGDAASLLESIGFSVAAAILYIAIGAIIGYPVGALIMLYTSDKYERKHVIFAATVVWFLGMLSMATRITDLLYFGSFLAAMGLGMYLQVAYTFTAENYPTRARSSGFGITDGIGHGGGALGAILLPILVATYSWAFGFTFIGITGLVAGLLILIGGTKVSRRNLEDISE; from the coding sequence ATGGTAGAAAACTTCGATAAAGTTAAGGATATTATAGCCAGGACAAACAGGATTCCTGTGTGGTCTTTACCAACGGCTTTCCTTGGTATTATAGGATTGGGATATTTTTTCACATTCTATGATATATCTGATATAGGGCTTGCAATGCCTGCAATAGACCAGCAGTTCAACCTGCATGGATCTATAATACTGTTTATAGCCCTGTCTGTGGGGCTAATAGGTTACGCAATTGGTTCATACATGATAGGAAGCCTTGCCGATGTATTTGGCAGGTATAGATCAATGATTCTAACTATGGCACTCACAGCAATAGGGTCCCTGGGAGATGCATTGTCTTTTAATGTGCCTGAATTAACAATTTTCAGATTTATAACGGGAATAGGATTGGGTGCAGACCTGAACCTTGTATCCATTTATATCACAGAATTTGCACCGGCTGCAGTAAGGGGGAAAATAACTGTATTCACATTCCTGATTGGAATATTCGGACAGGCAGTGACCCCGTTTATAGGCTATTTCCTTGTACCTGCATTCACAACAGGATGGCGCTGGCTATTCGGAATAGGAGCAATAATAGCCTTCATTGCAGTATTTCTAAGGACAGAGTTGCCAGAATCTCCAAGATGGCTGGCAACAAAGGGGCATAATCTGGAAAAGGCGGAAAAGGTGCTGGAGATGATGGAAGCCACTGCTAAAAAGAAAATAGGCGAATTGCCGGAGCCACATCCAGAGAATATTGTTGTGGAAGAGCCAAAATTCCCAACACTATACCTGTTCAAGAAGCCGTACTCGAGCAGAATGGCTTTATTGATCTCTGTATGGTTTCTGTGGTATATAGGAAATTACGCATTCCTGGGAGATGCTGCATCATTGCTTGAGAGCATAGGGTTTTCGGTGGCTGCCGCCATTCTATACATTGCAATAGGTGCAATAATAGGATATCCCGTAGGTGCATTAATAATGCTTTATACTTCCGATAAATATGAGAGAAAACATGTTATATTCGCCGCAACAGTTGTATGGTTCCTTGGCATGCTATCTATGGCCACCAGAATAACAGACCTTCTGTATTTTGGCTCTTTCCTTGCAGCAATGGGGCTCGGGATGTACCTTCAGGTAGCTTATACATTTACCGCTGAAAATTACCCAACAAGGGCAAGAAGCTCTGGATTTGGAATAACCGATGGAATAGGGCATGGAGGGGGAGCTCTTGGAGCTATATTGCTTCCGATACTTGTAGCAACATATTCCTGGGCATTTGGCTTCACTTTCATTGGAATCACAGGCTTAGTTGCCGGGCTTCTTATATTGATCGGTGGAACAAAGGTTTCAAGGAGGAATCTTGAGGATATTTCAGAATAA
- a CDS encoding cysteine-rich CWC family protein translates to MIKKCGICSAEFHCGGLLCWCKGTKLNGNQLKAIKLLSSDCVCPDCLNNAKNNI, encoded by the coding sequence GTGATAAAAAAATGCGGCATATGTTCTGCTGAATTCCACTGTGGCGGATTGCTATGCTGGTGCAAGGGAACAAAATTAAACGGAAACCAGTTGAAAGCAATTAAATTACTGTCATCGGATTGTGTGTGCCCTGATTGCCTTAATAATGCGAAGAACAATATTTAA